One stretch of Methyloversatilis sp. RAC08 DNA includes these proteins:
- a CDS encoding cytochrome c oxidase assembly protein: protein MTTPEQGGAVSERRNRSTLVRLIVSAFLMFGFGYALVPFYEKLCQVLDVNNLNKQDNSLPFNTQVDRSRSVTVEFDANLHKLPWNFKPVTGSMVVHPGEVVTIEYEVSNTRQSAVTGQAIPSYTPSAAMQYFQKMECFCFKQQTLAAGEVRRMPVAFLVSSSLPKDINTITLSYTFFEVPGATAEAVGRDGNAGAGG from the coding sequence ATGACAACTCCGGAACAGGGCGGGGCGGTGTCCGAAAGACGCAACCGCTCGACGCTGGTGCGGTTGATCGTGTCCGCATTTCTGATGTTCGGCTTCGGCTACGCGCTGGTGCCGTTCTATGAAAAGCTTTGTCAGGTGCTTGACGTCAACAACCTGAACAAGCAGGACAACAGTCTGCCATTCAACACCCAGGTCGACCGTTCGCGCAGCGTGACGGTCGAGTTCGACGCCAACCTGCACAAGCTGCCGTGGAACTTCAAGCCGGTGACCGGTTCGATGGTGGTGCATCCGGGCGAAGTCGTGACGATCGAGTATGAAGTGTCGAACACGCGGCAGAGCGCGGTGACCGGACAGGCGATCCCCAGTTACACGCCGTCGGCGGCGATGCAGTACTTCCAGAAGATGGAATGCTTCTGCTTCAAGCAGCAGACACTCGCGGCGGGCGAGGTGCGGCGAATGCCAGTGGCCTTCCTGGTGTCTTCATCGTTGCCGAAGGACATCAACACGATCACGCTCTCCTATACCTTCTTCGAGGTTCCCGGTGCGACAGCCGAAGCGGTCGGGCGTGATGGCAATGCAGGGGCAGGGGGTTGA
- a CDS encoding DUF2970 domain-containing protein: MASIFRNVVTVLSAFAGVRGKRNHDEAAASLTPVQVIITGVVAAALFVITLLVVVRVLISIA; the protein is encoded by the coding sequence GTGGCCAGTATCTTCCGCAATGTCGTGACCGTATTGTCCGCATTCGCCGGAGTGCGGGGGAAGCGCAATCATGACGAAGCAGCGGCGTCGCTGACGCCAGTGCAAGTTATCATCACGGGCGTCGTGGCCGCCGCGTTGTTCGTGATCACGTTGCTGGTGGTTGTGAGAGTTCTGATCAGTATTGCTTGA
- a CDS encoding cytochrome c oxidase subunit 3, with amino-acid sequence MSSNTPHQAPYYYVPSPSTYPITGSVALLLFALGSVLTMNAIQGGAYVLGAGILTLLYMMFIWFRKVAHESEGGLYNKRVGMSFRWSMGWFIFSEVMFFAAFFGALFYARVLSIPDLASLEHQALLWPEATNAWPNPGPAYDGGPFTPMGAWGIPALNTFLLLTSGATLTWAHHGMLHDNRGQLKLGLFLTILLGVVFLGFQVYEYMHAYSDLNVKLTTGVFGSLFYLLTGFHGFHVTIGATMLIVILCRVFAGHFTSTNHFGFEAVAWYWHFVDVVWLLLFVVVYWI; translated from the coding sequence ATGAGTTCGAATACGCCTCACCAAGCACCGTATTACTACGTGCCGTCGCCGTCGACCTACCCGATCACCGGTTCGGTCGCCTTGCTGCTGTTTGCACTGGGATCGGTGCTGACGATGAACGCGATCCAGGGGGGGGCTTACGTTCTGGGTGCCGGCATCCTGACACTGCTGTACATGATGTTCATCTGGTTCCGCAAGGTTGCCCACGAGTCGGAAGGCGGTCTGTACAACAAGCGTGTCGGCATGTCGTTCCGCTGGAGCATGGGCTGGTTCATCTTTTCGGAGGTGATGTTCTTTGCGGCCTTCTTCGGCGCGCTGTTTTACGCACGTGTGCTGTCCATCCCGGATCTCGCGTCGCTCGAACATCAGGCCTTGCTGTGGCCGGAAGCCACGAACGCATGGCCGAATCCGGGTCCGGCCTACGATGGCGGCCCGTTCACCCCGATGGGCGCATGGGGCATACCGGCACTCAACACCTTCCTGCTGCTCACGTCCGGTGCCACGTTGACGTGGGCGCACCACGGCATGCTGCATGACAACCGCGGGCAGCTGAAGCTCGGTCTGTTTCTGACCATCCTGCTCGGCGTCGTATTCCTGGGTTTCCAAGTCTACGAATACATGCACGCCTACAGTGACCTGAACGTCAAACTGACGACCGGCGTGTTCGGATCGCTGTTTTACCTGCTGACCGGTTTTCACGGCTTTCACGTGACCATTGGTGCAACGATGCTGATCGTGATACTGTGCCGCGTCTTTGCCGGACATTTCACTTCAACGAATCATTTCGGCTTCGAAGCCGTTGCCTGGTACTGGCACTTTGTTGACGTCGTCTGGCTGCTGCTTTTCGTTGTGGTCTACTGGATCTGA
- a CDS encoding twin transmembrane helix small protein, which yields MRYLVIVVLLLIIASLGSALFFLFRDTGNSSRMMRALALRVGLSIALFVALTLSYRFGLIEGKL from the coding sequence ATGCGCTATCTCGTAATCGTCGTCTTGCTGTTAATCATTGCCAGCCTGGGGTCGGCACTGTTCTTCCTGTTCCGCGATACGGGGAACTCAAGCCGGATGATGCGCGCGCTGGCGCTGCGGGTCGGCCTGTCGATCGCACTGTTCGTCGCGCTGACGCTGAGCTACCGCTTCGGGCTCATCGAAGGAAAACTGTGA
- a CDS encoding SURF1 family protein has protein sequence MTQFTFARRTFVIRFWPALICALVIAVTIAAAQWQTARAHYKQGLLAAYELAQSAPALDVTQWGPVAPAEYSNATIEGVWKASVLIYADNRVRNGQVGYGVFMPLCQTSVRCVLVDRGWVRSGRLREDLPAVPTEPGVQRIEGVVLRAESRFVELSADSVEGKVWQNVTVDRVARASSLELAPFIFAQHGGPEDGLTRERLKPEFGIDKHIAYAGQWYAFALVTALSGLFAAMKKTGEKS, from the coding sequence ATGACCCAGTTCACCTTCGCCCGTCGCACTTTCGTGATCCGATTCTGGCCCGCGCTGATCTGCGCGCTGGTCATCGCTGTCACGATAGCCGCGGCACAATGGCAAACCGCGCGCGCGCACTACAAGCAGGGGCTTCTCGCTGCCTATGAACTCGCCCAGTCCGCACCCGCACTCGATGTCACGCAATGGGGCCCGGTCGCTCCGGCCGAGTATTCGAATGCCACGATCGAAGGTGTGTGGAAGGCCAGCGTGCTGATCTACGCCGATAACCGGGTACGCAATGGTCAGGTCGGTTACGGGGTATTCATGCCGCTGTGCCAGACGTCTGTGCGCTGTGTGCTGGTCGATCGTGGCTGGGTACGCAGCGGTCGCCTGCGCGAAGACCTGCCGGCTGTTCCGACCGAACCCGGTGTGCAGCGCATCGAAGGCGTCGTGCTGCGTGCCGAGTCGAGATTTGTCGAACTGTCGGCGGATTCGGTCGAGGGCAAGGTGTGGCAGAACGTGACCGTTGATCGCGTCGCACGCGCCAGTTCGCTGGAACTGGCGCCATTCATTTTCGCGCAGCACGGTGGTCCCGAAGATGGTCTGACGCGCGAGCGCCTGAAGCCCGAGTTCGGTATCGACAAGCACATCGCCTACGCCGGCCAGTGGTACGCCTTCGCCCTCGTCACTGCGTTGTCCGGACTGTTCGCCGCCATGAAGAAAACAGGAGAGAAGTCTTGA
- a CDS encoding SCO family protein has protein sequence MNGKKTLVVIGLVCTLPLIASYALYYLWRPDSTVNYGQLLSPQPLPKEALTSIAGKSFDFDSLKGRWTLVLADSGACDARCEQSLYFIRQVRKAQGEHQDRIERVWLLNDATLPQAKLVEAVEGMHIVRAEGSATLAALIREPAHARAIYLIDPLGQLMMRYPDEPDPKKMIKDFQRLMKYSRLG, from the coding sequence TTGAACGGCAAGAAGACGCTGGTTGTAATCGGTCTGGTGTGCACGCTGCCACTGATCGCCTCGTACGCGCTTTACTATCTGTGGCGACCCGACAGCACGGTCAACTACGGGCAGCTGCTGTCGCCACAGCCTCTGCCGAAAGAGGCGCTGACGTCGATCGCAGGCAAGTCGTTCGATTTCGACAGCCTAAAGGGACGCTGGACGCTGGTGCTCGCCGACAGCGGCGCGTGCGATGCGCGCTGCGAACAATCGCTCTATTTCATCCGCCAGGTACGCAAGGCGCAGGGTGAGCACCAGGACCGCATCGAGCGCGTGTGGCTGCTCAATGACGCGACATTGCCGCAGGCGAAGCTCGTTGAAGCAGTCGAAGGCATGCACATCGTGCGCGCCGAGGGCTCGGCCACGCTGGCTGCGTTGATCCGGGAGCCGGCGCATGCCCGAGCCATCTACCTGATCGATCCGCTCGGGCAGTTGATGATGCGCTACCCGGACGAGCCGGACCCGAAGAAGATGATCAAGGATTTCCAACGACTGATGAAGTACTCGAGGCTCGGCTGA
- a CDS encoding COX15/CtaA family protein — protein sequence MNTYRKLLLATLAMTFALIVLGAYVRLSDAGLGCPDWPGCYGHATVTQASDHISAAQEADPHGPVTFAKAWKEMIHRYFAGIVGLCIVGIAALAWRNRRDPAASPWLATALIGVVGLQAMFGKWTVTMLLKPAIVTGHLIGGLTVLALLVCLYARTLAPSRITVSPALRLFAMSAFVVLAAQITLGGWVSTNYAALACSDLPTCRGAWVPEMDIANGFHVIRELGVGADGETLTIEALTAIHWMHRVGAVIATLVLVSLAFGLRRAGHAALSTALLVILVLQVLLGLANVWFSLPLPLAAAHNGGAAALVIVMVLINYRLRATAQQRYSGVFHESHAA from the coding sequence ATGAATACCTACCGCAAGCTGCTGCTCGCCACCCTGGCGATGACCTTCGCACTGATTGTGCTCGGCGCCTACGTGCGACTGTCCGACGCCGGACTGGGTTGTCCGGACTGGCCCGGCTGTTACGGCCACGCCACCGTAACCCAGGCGTCGGATCACATATCCGCTGCGCAGGAGGCCGATCCGCACGGTCCGGTGACCTTTGCCAAGGCCTGGAAGGAAATGATCCACCGCTACTTTGCGGGCATCGTTGGCTTGTGCATCGTCGGCATCGCAGCGCTTGCCTGGCGCAACCGGCGCGATCCTGCGGCGTCGCCCTGGCTGGCGACAGCCCTGATAGGCGTTGTTGGTCTGCAGGCGATGTTCGGCAAGTGGACGGTCACCATGCTGCTCAAACCGGCCATCGTCACCGGCCATCTTATCGGCGGCCTGACCGTGCTCGCGCTGCTGGTCTGCCTGTACGCGCGTACGCTGGCACCCTCCCGCATCACCGTCAGTCCGGCGCTGCGCCTGTTCGCCATGTCGGCCTTCGTGGTGCTCGCAGCGCAGATCACTTTGGGCGGTTGGGTCAGCACGAATTACGCGGCGCTGGCCTGTTCCGACCTGCCGACCTGCCGCGGTGCCTGGGTGCCGGAGATGGATATCGCCAACGGCTTCCACGTCATCCGAGAACTGGGCGTCGGTGCCGATGGCGAAACGCTGACCATCGAGGCCTTGACGGCGATCCACTGGATGCACCGGGTCGGCGCGGTCATTGCGACACTTGTGCTGGTATCCCTCGCGTTCGGCCTGCGCAGAGCCGGTCACGCAGCGCTTTCGACGGCATTGCTGGTGATTCTGGTGCTGCAGGTGCTGCTCGGTCTGGCCAATGTCTGGTTCAGCCTGCCACTTCCGCTGGCTGCTGCGCACAACGGCGGCGCTGCGGCGCTGGTGATCGTGATGGTGCTGATAAACTACCGCCTTCGCGCGACCGCGCAGCAACGCTATTCCGGAGTTTTCCATGAAAGCCATGCGGCTTGA
- the cyoE gene encoding heme o synthase, which yields MKAMRLDLPPLSLRLANYLQLTKPRVVQLIVFCAVIGMFLAVPQGLPPMGVVLAATVGIGLVAGAAAAINCLVEQKIDAVMARTRARPLPRGEVNSLETLIFSGVVGGVGLTLLYHWVNPLTMWLTLATFIGYAIIYTIVLKPATPQNIVIGGASGAMPPVLGWAAVTGEVSSDALLLFLIIFAWTPPHFWALALYRTQEYAKAGLPMLPVTHGAEYTRLQVFLYTLILFAVTLLPFASRMSGWIYLAAAIVLGGIFIAYAWRLMRNYSDDLAKRTFRFSLWHLSLLFAALLVDHYIPL from the coding sequence ATGAAAGCCATGCGGCTTGATCTACCGCCCCTGTCGCTGAGGCTGGCCAATTACCTGCAGCTGACCAAGCCGCGCGTCGTCCAGCTGATCGTTTTCTGCGCGGTGATCGGCATGTTTCTCGCCGTGCCGCAGGGCCTGCCGCCGATGGGTGTGGTATTGGCCGCCACCGTGGGGATCGGGCTGGTGGCGGGTGCCGCCGCCGCGATCAACTGTCTGGTGGAACAGAAGATCGACGCCGTGATGGCGCGCACGCGGGCGCGTCCGTTGCCGCGCGGCGAGGTCAATTCTCTCGAAACGCTGATCTTCTCGGGTGTGGTCGGCGGTGTCGGCCTGACCCTGCTTTACCACTGGGTCAATCCGCTGACCATGTGGCTCACGCTTGCGACCTTCATCGGCTACGCCATCATCTACACGATCGTACTCAAGCCGGCGACGCCGCAGAACATCGTGATCGGCGGTGCTTCCGGCGCGATGCCGCCGGTGCTGGGCTGGGCCGCGGTGACCGGCGAAGTGTCGTCCGATGCACTGCTGCTGTTCCTGATCATTTTCGCGTGGACGCCGCCGCACTTCTGGGCTCTTGCGCTCTATCGCACGCAGGAATACGCCAAGGCAGGGCTGCCGATGCTGCCGGTGACCCATGGTGCCGAATACACCCGGCTGCAGGTGTTTCTGTACACCCTTATCCTGTTTGCGGTCACCCTGCTGCCGTTCGCCTCGCGCATGAGTGGCTGGATCTACCTCGCGGCAGCGATCGTGCTAGGCGGCATTTTCATCGCCTACGCCTGGCGCCTGATGCGCAATTACTCCGACGATCTCGCCAAGCGCACGTTCCGCTTTTCGCTCTGGCACTTGTCCCTGCTGTTTGCAGCGCTGCTGGTCGATCACTACATCCCGCTATGA
- a CDS encoding SCO family protein, whose amino-acid sequence MNRRLFATALFAVALSGCSPSGPSYRSIDVTGAEYGRGFTLTDHTGQQRTLADYKGKLVTLFFGFTHCPDVCPTSLSTMKQALELLGPDATKVQVLFITVDPERDTAELLAGYVPKFDPSFVGLRGDAAATAATAKEYKIFYQKVAGSTEGQYTMDHSAGTYVHDAQGRLRLFIRHGETAANIAQDLKTLLAAS is encoded by the coding sequence ATGAACCGCCGCCTCTTCGCGACCGCGCTATTTGCTGTCGCACTGTCGGGTTGCAGTCCGTCCGGCCCCAGCTATCGAAGCATCGACGTGACCGGTGCCGAATATGGCCGGGGTTTCACGCTGACCGACCACACCGGTCAGCAGCGTACGCTGGCCGACTACAAGGGCAAGCTGGTCACGCTGTTCTTCGGATTCACGCATTGTCCCGATGTGTGCCCGACCAGCCTCTCGACCATGAAGCAGGCGCTTGAGCTGCTTGGACCGGATGCGACAAAGGTGCAGGTGCTGTTCATCACGGTCGACCCCGAGCGTGACACGGCAGAGCTGCTGGCCGGCTATGTGCCGAAATTCGACCCGTCCTTCGTCGGTCTGCGCGGCGATGCTGCGGCGACTGCCGCCACGGCCAAGGAATACAAGATCTTCTACCAGAAGGTTGCTGGCAGTACCGAAGGGCAGTACACGATGGATCATTCGGCCGGTACCTACGTCCATGACGCGCAGGGCCGACTGCGGCTGTTCATCCGTCACGGCGAGACGGCTGCCAATATCGCGCAGGACCTGAAAACGCTGCTCGCAGCCAGCTGA